CACTCAATGCACGTGATTAATAGCGCAGATGAATACGCGGATACAAAGATAGTTATTGCTGGTGGTCTAGACAATTTAGATAACCATATTCACCATGTagatattttcaatttgaaAACGAACAGATGGGAAACAACACTTACTGCCGGTAAGACTAATTGTACTAACAGTAGTGATGAGTTATGTATacttttggaaaataataccAGTAATATTCCGACGCTATTATTCTATAGGCACAATACCAACAATGGTACTAGCAGTGAAGCGGAACACacattaaatatattgcCTTTGAAATTGGACGAATATAAAACCACCCGCTTGCTGCCTATTCCTTTGGATGATAAATTTGACGAAAAATTCAACAAAATGAACAGAAACTTAAAATACCCAAAAGGTGGGATCTTTGGGGCAAACATGATTATATCAGGTTACGCTGTAAATAACAAGACTCATGACTTGGAATTTCATTGTTttgtatataattttacTTCGGGAAAATGGATTGAACTAAATATAAACTGTTTAGATGGAGATGGCTGCTGGACCCATAGGTTTTGGAATTGTTTCATATGGGAATCACATCATAAAGCCATATTCTTAGGCTCTTCTGTTCACGATGAAAAGTTCCCCAGCGTACAAAAATTCGATTCCTTGTTAAGTGTGGGATTAACCGTAACCAGCGTTTTCCATTGCgaaaaaaatttccaaaATGATTTACAAATGGCTGAACTGCTACCAACTATGAAAACAAGTCTcagttattttaataactcCAATACCATTCTAAACGATTTTCCAGCTTTATCTCCCTCGCCCAGCATCTTGAGCATTAACAGCATGGGTGttaggaaaaaagaagatgttaatcattttgaaaaatatgcACAATACGTTACTCCACAGTCCGATTTGACCTCTATTAACTCTGTATTACCGTCGTATGCAATGGCTTTGGGAAAGGATAGCTTTAATTCTTttggaaaagaaatttcTGATTTCGAATTTATTTCCGCTGACGGGAAATCCACTTACACTTCTATATATTTACTAAGAAAGAGATGGGGTAGATATTTTGATTCATTGTTGGCTCAAGGATATACTGCTGTCTGTGatgaattggaaaattatttgaatagcaataataacagcaatTCTAATACTGGCAGCTATATGAATAGAGGGTCTAGTGATACCGCTACCTCACTTTTGGGTCATTCTATTGCATCGAGGCAGCGTAGTAGTTTGGGTTCGTTGTTTAAGGAAAAGTTTCAAAATCCAGGGTTtaatatgaataataatgtctCTAGTAATAAGAAATGCGGTGTGGTACCAGCATTCAgtatttcttcttctctttCTGTACCAACTGCAAATGCAGATATTGCGGGCGGAGTAGGCTCTACGAATGTGTcctcttttaataataatagtaaatcgtcacaacaacaaaaacaacaacaacaacaacaacaacaacacttTGCTCGTCGTCCAAGCAGCACCTCCTCAATTGGAAGTGGAGAAATGCATCTTGCAAAAACTCCTACAACAACTTCATCCTCCAGTGGTATGATTTTTAGAGTTCCTTTTAAAGACTCAAGCGCCACAACGACCACTACTGCCAATTCTATTGATGATATTAATTCAAACAATAGCACAATTGGgtcaaagaaaatattaacttCTATTGATAACAACAAACTATCTAAGACATTTTCTGAGAGCAGAAGGCCGTCATGCACAAATATATCACCTTATAGCTCTAGAAATTGTTCTGTTTCCTCTCAAACATCCCATACGTCTGCTAGTTTATTACCACCAGCATcacagcagcagcagcaacaacaagTTTCTTCTTCTAACTCCGCGCCAGCTTCTTTACttcctttttcctcttctcCAAGTAATATCAATACCAATACCAAAAGCAGAAACAATTCTATCGTATCAGTCACTTTTAATTCCAGTAAACTACCACCAACAACACCTGCACCATCTGACTTACCACCTCCACCAACCCCACAACCTTCAACCAGCTCCCCATGTAATCTCAATTCTTTGTTATACCATCACAATCATCACAATCATCACAATCACCATCATCAACAACTGCCGCAGTATTCCCTAAGGGATCGTAGGCGATCTAGCCTACAAAGTATTGACTTGGTTTTCGATAATTCTGCAAGAAATTCCCCATTCAGTTCAAGAAGATCATCTGTTGGcccaaaagaaaaatcacCTAGTGTTTGTTCTTTTGATTTACCCTATATTGGCACTCATAATAATGGAggtaataatactactatAAATACTGACAATACCAGTACGActaccaataatagtaataacaatattggTAGTAGTGGTGGTGGTGATAGTAATATTAGCGGCGGTGTTGCTAACAACAGCGATTCTATGAACATCAATGTTTCCAAAactataaataataataataataataataataataataataactttgGTACAGATAATAATGTAATTTCTCCTTCAACTGctaataatgctaataatacaatTCATTCAtgtcaacaacaaaaggacttttcttttcaatctAACGCCATAAACTCTGCAAATGGTAATATATCTTTGGCTCAACATAAATTACAAAGTTTAAATAACAGTATTGTCGGTAATGGAGACGAGTTCACAAGAACACCTTCCACATCGACTATAGATAGTGGCATAAGTAACGCTTCTTCAGCCGTTAATGAACTAGAGCCTTTAATGATTCCAAGAATGTTGTATATGCCATGGAGTCACGATTCCATCAATGCCTTTAcggaatttttttatacgggacaaattaataaaaagtgGCCCTTGTATCCTGTGGCTTTGGACGTTTTCATTATGTCAAAAGTGTATGAAGTCCCATTACTATATGACTTAATGACTGAAATCATTTATTCTATCATTAGTAAAAAAGAGGAGATGTTGCTAGGCATATGTACATCcttaaagaaattatatttaagtTATGTgaatagtttttttctaGAATCAGACAcagaaaaatttgaatatCTAAATAAGAATGCTGActatcaaaattttttgaaaatcgAAAAATCCTTGTTGAATATTGACGACGGCTATTTTGATTATgagttattgaaaaaagctTCTAGAGCAGTTTCTATAAGTACTGATAATAGTGACGATTCCAAGCATTCTGTTTTAAATGATCACACAAGTGGTAATACTGGCAAAGATGACGATACTTTTACAAATAATCTAATTACCAGGAAAAATTCTGAGTGGAAATCTTTTTCTGATGGTCCAAGGAAACCTTCGTTTCCTAACGAAAGTGGAATTTCTCCTAAATCTAGTATAGTTGCGGCAAATACGAATTTGACCCAATTatccaatttaaaaatgacTGCTTTGAAAAACTCGAACAAAGGCAAATCAAAACAAGGTAGCATTGTTAGCAGTAGTGGCAGCATTGACAAACAACTGCCACAGCCAGCTTCTTTTACGGAAGCCTATTTACCGTCAGCAAATGCAGATAATGACAATACTAATGAAAAAGATCGTGAGCAGGGTAAGAATGAAGAATTACCAACCCCTTCACCGGCTATTACAGCCGGTATGGCAAAATCACCGATGCCTGAGATCGCTGAAAGATCAAATTCTTCAAATTCTTCTACTTCTTCTAGCTCAGATGATTCGTCGGATGAAACATGCAATAAAGGTAGTAAATATGGTTTTGGTTTAATTTCTTACGAGAAAGCCGCCAAGAAAGTAGAAAAACAGTATCTGGAGGATTATGTGGATCCATTACCACAATCGATATCAAACACTACGAGGCCTGCAGCTAACacattttcaaaacagCCGCTTAGAAATGATGGCGGTTCGAACAAAAACATTGGAGATGCCAATTTAAAGCCAGATTCTCACACATACCATTCATTGtctgaatttttaaaattgaagcCAAGCTCAGTTGCAAATACTTCTTTTAA
This Saccharomycodes ludwigii strain NBRC 1722 chromosome II, whole genome shotgun sequence DNA region includes the following protein-coding sequences:
- the MDS3 gene encoding Mds3p (similar to Saccharomyces cerevisiae YER132C | PMD1 | Paralog of MDS3 (paralog of YGL197W | MDS3)), which gives rise to MSHSLLPSNSFCYPLELPRLPPNLLNLYNTVENNNADLENKNNNFNDKFELFKKKLTLDERTGAASTTTRSCVLIHGGLTTGLSLSEVTLSNIQKEWLDQLAKSSFDKINATNNTTFNPTTTTTTTTTTTTTTTTTTTKTTDPITTTNNTQESDSNNKYSISDYISNELFYLDLISRKWERIETFILNTDNGSYLDSGLAFRPRFCHSIATNYNKLYCFGGLVVSPDNDAELIASNELWELDLISKNWRLLCANPSITRRYNHSMHVINSADEYADTKIVIAGGLDNLDNHIHHVDIFNLKTNRWETTLTAGKTNCTNSSDELCILLENNTSNIPTLLFYRHNTNNGTSSEAEHTLNILPLKLDEYKTTRLLPIPLDDKFDEKFNKMNRNLKYPKGGIFGANMIISGYAVNNKTHDLEFHCFVYNFTSGKWIELNINCLDGDGCWTHRFWNCFIWESHHKAIFLGSSVHDEKFPSVQKFDSLLSVGLTVTSVFHCEKNFQNDLQMAELLPTMKTSLSYFNNSNTILNDFPALSPSPSILSINSMGVRKKEDVNHFEKYAQYVTPQSDLTSINSVLPSYAMALGKDSFNSFGKEISDFEFISADGKSTYTSIYLLRKRWGRYFDSLLAQGYTAVCDELENYLNSNNNSNSNTGSYMNRGSSDTATSLLGHSIASRQRSSLGSLFKEKFQNPGFNMNNNVSSNKKCGVVPAFSISSSLSVPTANADIAGGVGSTNVSSFNNNSKSSQQQKQQQQQQQQHFARRPSSTSSIGSGEMHLAKTPTTTSSSSGMIFRVPFKDSSATTTTTANSIDDINSNNSTIGSKKILTSIDNNKLSKTFSESRRPSCTNISPYSSRNCSVSSQTSHTSASLLPPASQQQQQQQVSSSNSAPASLLPFSSSPSNINTNTKSRNNSIVSVTFNSSKLPPTTPAPSDLPPPPTPQPSTSSPCNLNSLLYHHNHHNHHNHHHQQLPQYSLRDRRRSSLQSIDLVFDNSARNSPFSSRRSSVGPKEKSPSVCSFDLPYIGTHNNGGNNTTINTDNTSTTTNNSNNNIGSSGGGDSNISGGVANNSDSMNINVSKTINNNNNNNNNNNNFGTDNNVISPSTANNANNTIHSCQQQKDFSFQSNAINSANGNISLAQHKLQSLNNSIVGNGDEFTRTPSTSTIDSGISNASSAVNELEPLMIPRMLYMPWSHDSINAFTEFFYTGQINKKWPLYPVALDVFIMSKVYEVPLLYDLMTEIIYSIISKKEEMLLGICTSLKKLYLSYVNSFFLESDTEKFEYLNKNADYQNFLKIEKSLLNIDDGYFDYELLKKASRAVSISTDNSDDSKHSVLNDHTSGNTGKDDDTFTNNLITRKNSEWKSFSDGPRKPSFPNESGISPKSSIVAANTNLTQLSNLKMTALKNSNKGKSKQGSIVSSSGSIDKQLPQPASFTEAYLPSANADNDNTNEKDREQGKNEELPTPSPAITAGMAKSPMPEIAERSNSSNSSTSSSSDDSSDETCNKGSKYGFGLISYEKAAKKVEKQYLEDYVDPLPQSISNTTRPAANTFSKQPLRNDGGSNKNIGDANLKPDSHTYHSLSEFLKLKPSSVANTSFKRENSVSSRLSTLNNLGAATPANSTASISTADSVGKTFSGIRKNSKTPTLEMLAAPGAVAPVDYIMELIYNSTVSLYDVVLMIRCRNCIEISKALKQIRLKLNHEIILFDTKNKSRHGSANITTPLPSPRSDKKFSVHGDDISRNNAPKTVILDVTNFKDGENASKNTDNKSMVSSSRNALHKSQKNSNSYRSTSTYSNDTPQRLSTSIPDSNLHQTSNVSKPLRKGNSSDNINTQHSSSKKSILNKSSTFTSGVTSGLFGPSYTPYSIPIHQLSKPKTKRETPSFASLFGKKKSRQSENN